The segment GAGGGGAAGAAACTAAGCCCTTTGTGCTATACTGACATAGACAGGACTTGTTTTCAGTGAATAACTGGATCAAAAGAGAAATACGGAGGTGGGGAAGATGGCCCTTTCCAGAGAACAGGTGGAACATGTTGCCCATTTGGCTCGGTTAAATCTTACGGAAGAAGAAACCCGTCTGTATACGGAACAGCTGAATGATATATTGAAATTCGCAGAACAGCTGGGTGAACTGGATACAGACGATGTGGAACCGACCAGTCATGTGCTGCCGATGGCCAATGTCATGCGGGAAGATAAAGAACGTCCTTCACTTCCACTGGAGGAAGCACTGCGAAATGTACCGGATGCCAGGGACGGGATGATTCAGGTTCCGGCGGTATTCGAGGAGTAAAGGAGGAAGATGATGTCGTTGTTAAGCCTGTCCCTTAAGGAAATACATAAACGATTGGCAAAGGGAGAAGTGAAAGCCCAGGAACTTTTGGATGCATCGATCCAGCAGATTAAAAGCACGGATCAACAGATCGGAGCATTTTTACTTGTGGATGAAGAGGGTGCTTTGAACCGGGCCAAAGGGCTGGATGAATCTGCGGAAGAAGGGAATATGCTGGCAGGGATTCCGATGGGGATCAAGGATAATATTTCTACCCGGAATGTACCGACCACTGCAGGAAGCCGGATTCTGGAGGGTTATTCCCCGGTATATGATGCCACGGTGGTAAACCGGCTGGAACAGGCCGGAGCCAATATGATCGGTAAAATGAACATGGATGAGTTTGGAATGGGCTCCTCCAATGAAAATTCAGGCTATCATCCGGTAAGAAACCCTTGGGATCTTGATCGGGTTGCAGGAGGGTCCAGTGGAGGATCGGCGGCGGCTGTAGCGGCTGGACAGGTCTCCTTTGCTCTGGGTTCGGATACAGGCGGATCCATCCGGCAACCGGCGGCTTTTTGTGGAGTAGTGGGGCTAAAACCCACTTATGGTCGGGTATCCCGTAATGGATTGATTGCATTTGCTTCCTCCTTGGAACAAATCGGGCCATTGACACGGAGTGTGGAAGATGCGGCCTGTGTTCTGCAGATGATCGCCGGGGAAGATCCCATGGATTCCACATCAGCGGATGTAGATGTGCCGAATTATTTATCTGCCCTCAACGGCGAAGTGAAAGGATTGAAAGTGGCTGTTCCCCGGGAATTGATGGGTGAAGGGGTTGAAGTAGGTGTCCGGGAAAGCATTCAGCAGGCCCTGAAGGAACTGGAGGATTTAGGGGCGATTGTGGAAGAAGTCTCCCTTCCCCACGCCGAGTATGCAGTGGCTGCTTACTACCTGTTGGCATCAGCGGAAGCTTCCTCCAACCTGGCCCGCTATGACGGTGTTCGTTTCGGGAAGAGGGTAAATGGGGACGGTTTGATAGACATGTATAAGCAAACACGGAGTGCCGGATTCGGCAATGAGGTGAAGCGCCGGATTATGCTGGGTACTTACGCCCTCAGCTCAGGTTACTATGATGCTTATTATCGGAAGGCACAAAAGGTACGGACCTTGATCCGGCAGGACTTTGCTCAGATTTTTGAACAATATGATGTCGTGGTGGGTCCCACGGCACCGACAACTGCTTTTAAAATCGGAGAAAAGTCAGATGACCCCTTAACGATGTATCTCAATGATATCTGTACCATTCCTGTCAGTCTCGCGGGTTTGCCGGCAGTCAGTGTCCCCTGTGGTTTGTCTCAGGGTTTGCCGGTGGGTTTACAGATTATTGGAGCTCCTTTCAATGAAGCAGGTATCCTGAACGTGGCTCATGCATATGAACAAAAAAGCGGGCTACTTCCGAAGCCGAAGTTGGGAGGTGATGTGTGATGAGTCGTTTTGAAACAGTGATCGGATTGGAAGTTCATGCGGAACTTTCCACCAAAACAAAGATCTTTTGTGGGTGTTCCACGGAATTCGGAGCTCCCCCCAATACACAGACTTGTCCCATTTGTTTGGGTCATCCCGGCGTACTTCCGGTTTTGAATCGACAAGCCGTGGAATTTGCCATGAAGGCGGCAATGGCTCTGAACTGTGAGATTACCCATATCAGCAAATTTGACCGTAAAAACTACTTTTATCCGGATCTCCCCAAGGCTTATCAAGTCTCCCAGTACGATCAGCCCATTGGTGAAAAGGGATGGTTGGAAGTTGAAGTAAAGGGACAGAAAAAACGGATTGGAATTACCAGGGTGCACCTGGAGGAAGATGCCGGAAAGCTCAATCATATGGATGACAGTAACACTTCTCTGGTGGATTATAACCGGGTAGGGGTTCCTTTGATTGAAATTGTGTCGGAACCGGATATGCGTTCTCCTGAAGAAGGACGTGCTTATCTGGAAAAGTTGAAACAAATCCTGCAATATACCGCTGTCTCAGATGTAAAAATGGAAGAGGGATCTCTTCGCTGTGATGCCAATATCAGTCTTCGGCCTGTGGGCCAAAAAGAGTTTGGGACCAAAACGGAGATGAAAAACCTGAACTCTTTCCGAAACGTGGAACGGGCCTTGGAGTATGAGCAAAAGCGGCAGGGTGAAGTATTATCAGAAGGCGGTGTCATTGTTCAGCAAACCATGCGTTGGCTGGAAGGTGAAAACCGGACCAAGGTCATGCGCAGTAAAGAAGAGGCACATGACTACCGCTATTTTCCGGAGCCGGATCTCGTTCAGCTTCATATCGACGACGCTTGGAAAGAGCAGGTTCGTTCTTCACTGCCGGAGTTGCCGGATGCCCGTCTTAAACGCTATCAGCAAGAGTACGGTTTGTCTGCCTATGATGCGGCCTTGCTAACTGCCCAAAAACTGATTGCCGACTTCTACGATCAAGTGGCAGCTGAGGGGGCTGACCCCAAAGCATCAGCCAACTGGATTTCCAGTGAACTGTTGGGCTATCTGAATACACAGGGCAAGGAACTGACCGATACCTGTATCACTCCTCAAAACTTGACGAAAATGATTCAACTGATTGAAAAGGGAACAATCAGTAACACCATCGGTAAAAAGGTGTTTAAAGAGTTGTTGGAAAAGGGAGGAGACCCGCAACAGATCGTGGAGGAAAAGGGTTGGGTCCAAATCAGCGACGAAGGCAAGCTGAAAGAGATCGTTCTGGAGATTGTTACCGCAAATCCGCAATCGGTTACGGACCTTAAAAACGGAAAAGATCGGGCCCTGGGTTTTCTTGTTGGTCAAGTGATGAAGGCGACGAAGGGAAAGGCCAATCCCAAATTGGTTAATCAGTTGATTCGGGAGCATATCGGTTTGTAATCGATCACCTGTTCAGGTTGATCTTTGGTAAAACGAGGTGTTTATATGCAGTTACTATACGGGGCGTTTGTGTTGATCTTTATGGGGATGGGTGTTTATAATTTGGTCGAGGAACAGCCTTCCTTTGCGATCCACACTTTTGTGATCGCCCTTTACTTTTTTGTTTTATTGTTTGAATTTCGGGGACGCCCTTTTTCCCAGGGGATCTATATGCTGATGGCTTTGTTACTGTTAGTCAACTCCATGTTGCAGTTTTTCTATCCCCAGGGAAGTGTGATTTCCGGACTGGTCAGTCTTTTCTTCGCTTACTTTGCTGTTCAGGCCCGTCGTCGAATCAATCATAATCAGTAAATCTACAGCCTGCTCCCTCTGAGAGCAGGCTTTTTTCTTTACTGTGATAATCTAATCACTTGGGATAAACACTAGGGACAGATTAAGGAGGTGGTCCGGATGGAGGATTTGTTGAAGGAAATTCGACAGGCAGGTCAATATGTTCAGACAGCTCAGGATCTTGCAGGTTCGGAACGATTGGAACAAGCACGGCAAAAATTGCTCCAGGTTGAAGATGTGATTCGCCAATACCGGGAACGTGGTGATTTAAGTTTACAGGAGAAGGAAATACTGGAGGGAGCCCATCAGGAGCTGGAAGGATATCATAAAAAAATGAAGCAAATAGAGGCGATGCACAACCCTGTAGGTTTTCACCAATACTGACATCGCTTTATTCCTGCAAAACCGATCCCCGGTTTAGAAGAAGGTTATCGATCGATTCCCGGGAGGACAGCTTCAAGTATGACAACATTGGAGTATTTCCGTAGTAACCAACATACAGGATGAAAGGAGAGGGTCTTCCTGGCCCTCTCGCAAGTCTGACAGGTTTTTGGTATCTTTAAAGCATAGGTGAAAATGAGGAAACGGTACCTTCCAAAAAACGAAAGCAACCCGATGTACCATGATAGAAGCTATGATGGGGCATATGTGGGTGAAGAATGGTTGTCAGTTGATTCCTTATGAAGGGATCTGAAAGTATCCCAGTTTTGCGGCCCAATCCATTCCCGGGTGTATATCATCGCATCCTGCAAGGCCTTTTGAGAAAAGTCCAACCAATTCAGCAGGTTTTCCGTAGCCGGAAAGAGGGATGATCTGGCATCTCTTTTCATTTCCAACAAGAATCCTTTCTTTAAACGATCACAGTGCCGGGCCTGATACATAGAATGGATGACGCTGGATAAGACAGTATGATGCCAATCTTGCTGAAACAAACGCTCCATGTCTCCGTAAGCGGTTAAACGGCAGTGTGCTGCCTGGGTGTTTTCCCGTTGAAGGTTGTCAAAACCGGTCAGGTCGTTATAGAAAATTGCAGACAATTGAGAGCAAACGGAAAGGTAAACGGCTTCCGCAGCGATACTTTGGCCCAATGTCTGTTTGGCCTTTTTTCCATACGCAAGTTCAGGACCCTTTGGATGCTGGATGGTTTTCATCTTGATACCTCCTATCCGTAAATCGATACCAGTGATTTGAGTGTGACATTCAATCTGATTGAAGAAGGGAGGAAAACGGTATGAAACGAGCCCGATTGATCTACAATCGAACGGCAGGCAAAGAGTTGACGATCAAGTTGTTGCCCCGAATATTGGATCGGCTGGAGAGCCATGGACTGGAAACATCCTGTCATGCGACTCGTTGTCCTGGAGACGCGGAGGAGGCGGCGAAGGAAGCCGTCCATCGGGGATTTGACGTAGTGATTGCCGCCGGGGGAGATGGAACGGTTCATGAAGTGGTGAACGGGCTGAAACCAAATCAAGATCTTCCCCGTTTAGGGATTCTCCCCTGTGGAACCAGCAATGATTTAGCCAGAGCTCTTCAGATACCAAAGGATATTTTGCGGGCTTGTGATGTGATTGGCGAGGGCCATGTTCGTCCATTGGATGTGGGTAAGGTGCAAAATCGGTTATTCGTCAATGTGGCGGCGGCGGGTTGGATGACGGAAGTAACCTATCAGGCTCCCAGTAGGCTGAAAACGATTTTGGGACAGCTTGCATACTATGCCAAGGGTTTGGAAAAGTTGAGTACCTTGTTGCGTCCCTTTAAAATACGGATGGTTACACCGGAAAGAATCATTGAAGAAGATATTTTTCTGTTTCTGGTAGCCAACAGCTCCTCCATAGGAGGATTTGACAACTTGGTTTCCAATGCCAGTGTTTCTGACGGAAAATTGGATATTCTGGTGATACGAAAAACGAGCTTACCTCACTTGATTCAGATGGTGGGGACTGTACTGAGAGGTGAACCCTTGATCGACGACCGTATTATACAATTTCAGACAGAGAAACTTTGGGCATACTCTGATGAGAAAATGAAGCTGAACCTGGATGGAGAGTGGGGCGGCGACTTTTCCGGGCATTTTGAAATGATACCCGGTCATGTACAGGTTTTTTGTCCTTTGAAGTGATGGAGCCACAAGCATCTAATAGGTTGTGTTCGGTATGACCCTGATATCCACAAAGATGCAAGGACGATCCTTTCAGTAACATTTTTGGCTTTTCGTCTCAAGTACCGGCTGTGGAGTGGTAGATATGATCCCCTTGTCCACATTATTATAATATCCTTTAAGGGGTGTAGCGCTGTGACCGGGTATTTACCAACATTTTATTCAGAGTGGGGATCTTGTATGAAAATTTGTTACCTATCAATGTTTGTTCATTGACAGTAGTCCGTTGTGACTTGTATTTCGGGAACAAGGGAGATTGGACTTCCATGGATACGACCCTCTGAGAAGGTAATCCATGATAAAAAACACCTGTCTGATAAACGGATTGTCATTAAGTCGTTATTTCCGACCTGAGATAATCCGTTTTCTATGATGTAATCGTCGCTTTGTCAATTGGAGTGATTATGATGGTTTGCGTTTAAGATGAGATCGTCATCCTGGTGCGTAGATTAAATGACCTCACATTGCTATATAGGGAATATAATATACTGAATAACACGTTATATTTGATTTTTACCCCTATTCATGCTAGTTTATTTTTAGGATCCTAAAAATAAACAAATAAGAGGTGAATTTACATGAGTAAGCAACAGATAATTGAAGAAATCAAGAAGGAAATGAAGAACACTCTTGATTTTACCAAGCGTTTAAGTGTAATATGGCAACATGGTTAAACAGAATGTTCGGAATGTGTGTAATATACACACATTCCGAACAATAACGGAGGTTATTATGTGCAATTATGAAAAGATTAACTATATCAAATTGGATCTGCCAGGATTTCAACTTGTTCGTTATATTCTTGAAAAGCATTCCCGCTCTAAAGTTGTTCATCCTGTTTTTATTACTAACTTATTACGTGGTGGGGAGTACGATAACTTTTACAAAACAAGCTACATATCAGATTTAGGACTAAGAAGAACTGAAGAACCCAAAAAACTATTTTTAGATAATGCTAGTATTTTAATAAAGGATGATCCTGACTTTAAGTATCCTACTTATTACGACCAAACCATCTTGGATCTAAGTCAATTACTTAATCTTCAATTAGAAGCCCCAGCATTTAATTTTGGGACTTTTATATCAGATCATATACATACCCCTTCTTTGTTGAATAACATTCTCAAATATTATGCTGATGTTCTAGGTAATTGGTCTGATAGTGATATTATGGCTAAAAATATCCTGAATCTAGTTGAAGATATTCCACGAACTAATGAAGGAGCATCTCTGCTTTCAAACTGTGGTAATTTATTAGCTCATACCGGAAATCCACTTTGCAGATATGCATATAAATTAGCATCAGAATACTGGAGTGACCCTTACCAAAAATTTAGTGTGCAGTTTCGTTTAGCTGTTGCAGAGATTAAAAGGATTAAAAAACCTAATAATATTCCTTTAACTCTTGATATTACTTATAATGCTGCTAAGGATTTCGGCAAAGTTACGAATAATGCTACTGCTAAATTCTCTTTTGGATTAATAAAAAATCTTGAAGCTTTGTACTTTATAAAGACAAAACAAATGGATAGAGCTTATGAATCTATCTCGGATGCATTAAATATTGTTGAAGAAATCCCCAGTAATAAAATTAGTATCGATCCCGATATTACGTTTCGATATAGGATACAAATAGTGGAAAATTATGCGTTGTTTATAGGGATAACATCGGATTGGGAAAGCTCTCTCCCTATTTTTGATAGATTATTAGAATTAAGTCGTATCTATCATCAAGATTCTCTACCTGAAGTATTAGCCATGTATGGATATGCCTTAGTCCAAGCAGGAAAATCAGAGAAAGCCATTAATATACTACTGGAGTCTGAACAGCTCTTTGGCAATAGTCCTTGGGTAATGAAAGTACCAGAAATCAGAAAGATGCTTGTAGTTGCTTATGATAACATAGGAAGAGATAAAGAAGCACTATATTGGTTAAACAAAATAGACGAATATGAAGTAACTTTCAACTCAGTATCTCATTAGATATATTTGGAGGCTATTCGTTTGGGAGAACAAAAACTTTGGAATCGAAACTTTATTTTACTTTGGTTAGGAAATGCCCAGTCCTATATAGGAAACTCCTTGTATATTGTATCTTTGTCGTATTTGGTATTGGAACTTACAGGAACACCAAAATACACAGCGATGGCCATGGCTTCTGCTGCGATCCCCTATATTTTCAGTCCTGTGGCAGGAGCGATCGTGGATAAAATTAACATGAAAAAGTGCCTGGTCATTGGGGATTTGATTCGGGGATCAGGAATGGTAGTAATCGGTTTACTCGCTTGGTACGATCAACTGTCGATCAGCACCATTATCATGATTTCTTTTTTGATAGGAGTGGTAGGGGTTATTTATCGGCCTTCATTTGGTGTCTTACTCCCTCGTCTCGTCCCTTCAGCAGATGTTGGCAGAGCCAATGCCCTGAACAGCATGGCTGCTGAAATATCGATATTGCTCGGTTTTGCATTCGGGGGAGTACTTGTTGCCTGGTTGGGATCCGTATGGGCTATTTTTCTAAACGGCTTGTCCTTCTACATCATGTCTCTTTGTATAGTTGCGATGGATTTCCCCAAGATAAAAGCAGAGTCTCAAAAACGGAGTGGGATATGGAGTGAAATAAAGGACGGGCTTCAATACCTGACATCGACGAAGCTTCTGTTTATGGTTCCCGTTATCCTTCTCGTCATTAAAATCAGTTACAGCCCTCTAGAGATACTAATGCCACTCAAAATGAAGGGGATCGGAGGCGGCTCCAAAGAATACGGTCTTTACTTTGCCTTTCTCTCTGTCGGTTCTTTGACAACCAGTATGTTCCTGTCCAAGTTCGGAAAAAACATGAACATAAACCGATATACAACCATCGGCTTGTTAGTTATGATGCTGGCGATCAGCGGAACTGCGATGGAACATAGCTTGAATATTACTTACTTCTATGCGGTTATTTTTGGAATCGGTTCCTCCCTGACAGTCATCAGTAATATTACGTTTGTGCAAACAAAAATAGAGGATGCATACAGAGGCAGAGTTTTTGGAGTCTTCGGCACAATTGAGCAGGCTGGAATGCCTGCAACGCTAGCCCTTATAGGGTATCTTGTCGATTATGTAAAAATGGAATATATTCTTTATTCCATTTCCGTTATTTTACTTTTAACGGCATTAGTTTGGTTTATCATTAATCAAAATAGCTCTAAAGAGAGTCATGCATCTGTGAAAAGCAGTTCCTAAGTAACGGTATGAAGTTATATACAGATCGGCATCATCGTTGTTACAGTGGAAAATAGGCTTACGATATTGCTCGTTGGAAATCAGTGATCGTGAAGGCTATGTTGATATAGGGTCATGGTTAATCAATATGAAATCCTACAAAAACGACAAGCTCAATTTTGTCGCTCTACCTAATAGTTTATTTGTGGCCATTCAATTGTGTCCGGTGTGATATTTTGGATAATAGCCAAAGTGGGGCTGATGTTAAGTAATTAATTCTAACAATGGATGTGACGATATAATGGATCGCGTACAATATGTAACTAATCTTTTTGTGGAGGATAAGTCACTAAGAAAATCAATAGCAGAAGTTCTTGAAAGTGCCGGTGTTCCTGCGATTTCCGTTTCACATGAAGTAGCAAAAACGTTATATATGTTAGTTAAAATCTCAGGTGCAAGGCGTGTCTTAGAAATTGGCTGTCTTGGGGGTTACAGCACAATATGGCTTGCTAAGGCATTGCCGGATAATGGGACTCTCCTTTCTTTAGAATATTTCTCTTCATTGGCTATGTTTGCAAGTGAAAATGTTAAATCGGAAGGGCTAAGTGATCGTGTGAGATTCAAAATTGGACATGCATTAGATTCGCTATCCGAGTTAGAAACGAATGGTGAAAAGTTTGATTTTTTCTTTATAGATGCTGATAAGGAAAATTACGTTAAATATCTAGAATATGCAAAAAAACTAGCTTTACCTGGAGCTATCATAACTGCTGATAATGTGTTATGGCGTGATCGTATATTAGACGTATCTAACGACCTAAGTACAAAGAACATCAAAGAATTTAACACGAAGCTAGCAACAGATAATGAACTCGATTCAATGATTCTAACAATTGGGGACGGATTAGCAGTTGCTAAAGTATATGCCAAATAAATTCTAGTACGTTAATGAGGGTTGCCTATTCAGAATCCCTTTCTCAAATATGGTTTACTAAGCGTAGAGTGAACGTCGATGATCCGTTATATTCATCGAGTTTCCCCTCTATGAACAGGATATCCCATGAAATAAAGTCAGATTCTTTCGATTATATCACAAAAATAGTTCAACGTTCAGGGATAATAAATGCAAGACACGAAAGAACACAACTTTGATAGAGGGAGCCTCAACCTGAATCGGTGACGGTGCACAGGCAATCCTTAGGTTGAATCCTTTGCAAAGAAAGACAGAAAATCCAAAATCTGTTTTCTTTACTGAGCTGGCCTGTCCTTTGGGTGCTGGTGGGATTCCCTGATCGTCCGTGCTACAATAGGATAAGCGATTGGAGTAAGCGAACTGGAGGATCAGCGGAATGATCAGTGTTCATAATGTCGGCCTTCGTTTTGGCGGCCGTAAGTTGTTTGAAGATGTAAACATCAAATTTACCCCTGGCAATTGTTACGGGGTGATTGGGGCTAATGGAGCAGGGAAATCCACATTTCTAAAAATTCTTTCCGGTGAAATTGAACCCAATACGGGAGAAGTATCGATTACACCAGGGGAACGGTTGGCAGTGTTGAAACAGGATCACTTTCAGTATGAAGACCAGGAAGTGTTGCAGACGGTGATCCAGGGACATGAACGACTGTTTGCCATTATGAAGGAAAAAGATGCAATTTATGCTAAACCCGATTTTTCTGATGAAGATGGCATCCGGGCTTCCGAGCTGGAAGGGGAATTTGCCGAGCTGAATGGTTGGGAAGCAGAAGCAGAGGCGGCGGTCTTGCTTTCAGGACTGGGAATTCCAGAGGAACTTCATACCAAGAAAATGAAAGATCTCGATGGCAACGATAAAGTGAAAGTGTTACTGGCCCAGGCGCTGTTTGGGAAGCCGGATATTCTGTTATTGGATGAACCGACTAACCACTTGGATATACAGGCAATTCGCTGGTTGGAGGGGTTTCTCCTCAACTTCGAAAATACGGTGATCGTGGTTTCCCATGATCGTCATTTCCTGAATAAAGTGTGTACCCATATGGCTGATATCGATTTTGGGGAAATTAAGTTGTATGTGGGGAATTACGATTTTTGGTATGAATCCAGCCAATTGGCTTTACAGATGGCCAAGGACAAGAATAAAAAACTGGATGAAAAGCGAAAACAGCTGGAGACCTTTATTGCCCGGTTCAGTTCCAATGCTTCCAAAGCGAAACAGGCCACTTCCCGTAAGAAACTGCTGGAAAAGCTGACACTGGAAGATATTAAACCTTCGTCACGTCGCTATCCCTTTGTTAACTTCCAACCGGAGAGAGAAGCAGGTAATGATCTGCTGAAGGTGGAGAATCTCTCCAAAACCGTTGACGGGGAAAAAGTGTTGGACAATCTCTCATTTACGGTAAACAAAGGGGATAAAATTGCTTTGGTGGGTCCCGATGGCTTAGCGAAAACCACTTTACTTCAGATTCTGACAGGTGAGATGGAGGCAGACAGTGGAACCTAT is part of the Kroppenstedtia pulmonis genome and harbors:
- the gatB gene encoding Asp-tRNA(Asn)/Glu-tRNA(Gln) amidotransferase subunit GatB; the encoded protein is MSRFETVIGLEVHAELSTKTKIFCGCSTEFGAPPNTQTCPICLGHPGVLPVLNRQAVEFAMKAAMALNCEITHISKFDRKNYFYPDLPKAYQVSQYDQPIGEKGWLEVEVKGQKKRIGITRVHLEEDAGKLNHMDDSNTSLVDYNRVGVPLIEIVSEPDMRSPEEGRAYLEKLKQILQYTAVSDVKMEEGSLRCDANISLRPVGQKEFGTKTEMKNLNSFRNVERALEYEQKRQGEVLSEGGVIVQQTMRWLEGENRTKVMRSKEEAHDYRYFPEPDLVQLHIDDAWKEQVRSSLPELPDARLKRYQQEYGLSAYDAALLTAQKLIADFYDQVAAEGADPKASANWISSELLGYLNTQGKELTDTCITPQNLTKMIQLIEKGTISNTIGKKVFKELLEKGGDPQQIVEEKGWVQISDEGKLKEIVLEIVTANPQSVTDLKNGKDRALGFLVGQVMKATKGKANPKLVNQLIREHIGL
- a CDS encoding tetratricopeptide repeat protein; the protein is MCNYEKINYIKLDLPGFQLVRYILEKHSRSKVVHPVFITNLLRGGEYDNFYKTSYISDLGLRRTEEPKKLFLDNASILIKDDPDFKYPTYYDQTILDLSQLLNLQLEAPAFNFGTFISDHIHTPSLLNNILKYYADVLGNWSDSDIMAKNILNLVEDIPRTNEGASLLSNCGNLLAHTGNPLCRYAYKLASEYWSDPYQKFSVQFRLAVAEIKRIKKPNNIPLTLDITYNAAKDFGKVTNNATAKFSFGLIKNLEALYFIKTKQMDRAYESISDALNIVEEIPSNKISIDPDITFRYRIQIVENYALFIGITSDWESSLPIFDRLLELSRIYHQDSLPEVLAMYGYALVQAGKSEKAINILLESEQLFGNSPWVMKVPEIRKMLVVAYDNIGRDKEALYWLNKIDEYEVTFNSVSH
- the gatC gene encoding Asp-tRNA(Asn)/Glu-tRNA(Gln) amidotransferase subunit GatC, which translates into the protein MALSREQVEHVAHLARLNLTEEETRLYTEQLNDILKFAEQLGELDTDDVEPTSHVLPMANVMREDKERPSLPLEEALRNVPDARDGMIQVPAVFEE
- the gatA gene encoding Asp-tRNA(Asn)/Glu-tRNA(Gln) amidotransferase subunit GatA, with the protein product MSLLSLSLKEIHKRLAKGEVKAQELLDASIQQIKSTDQQIGAFLLVDEEGALNRAKGLDESAEEGNMLAGIPMGIKDNISTRNVPTTAGSRILEGYSPVYDATVVNRLEQAGANMIGKMNMDEFGMGSSNENSGYHPVRNPWDLDRVAGGSSGGSAAAVAAGQVSFALGSDTGGSIRQPAAFCGVVGLKPTYGRVSRNGLIAFASSLEQIGPLTRSVEDAACVLQMIAGEDPMDSTSADVDVPNYLSALNGEVKGLKVAVPRELMGEGVEVGVRESIQQALKELEDLGAIVEEVSLPHAEYAVAAYYLLASAEASSNLARYDGVRFGKRVNGDGLIDMYKQTRSAGFGNEVKRRIMLGTYALSSGYYDAYYRKAQKVRTLIRQDFAQIFEQYDVVVGPTAPTTAFKIGEKSDDPLTMYLNDICTIPVSLAGLPAVSVPCGLSQGLPVGLQIIGAPFNEAGILNVAHAYEQKSGLLPKPKLGGDV
- a CDS encoding O-methyltransferase → MDRVQYVTNLFVEDKSLRKSIAEVLESAGVPAISVSHEVAKTLYMLVKISGARRVLEIGCLGGYSTIWLAKALPDNGTLLSLEYFSSLAMFASENVKSEGLSDRVRFKIGHALDSLSELETNGEKFDFFFIDADKENYVKYLEYAKKLALPGAIITADNVLWRDRILDVSNDLSTKNIKEFNTKLATDNELDSMILTIGDGLAVAKVYAK
- a CDS encoding YegS/Rv2252/BmrU family lipid kinase, with protein sequence MKRARLIYNRTAGKELTIKLLPRILDRLESHGLETSCHATRCPGDAEEAAKEAVHRGFDVVIAAGGDGTVHEVVNGLKPNQDLPRLGILPCGTSNDLARALQIPKDILRACDVIGEGHVRPLDVGKVQNRLFVNVAAAGWMTEVTYQAPSRLKTILGQLAYYAKGLEKLSTLLRPFKIRMVTPERIIEEDIFLFLVANSSSIGGFDNLVSNASVSDGKLDILVIRKTSLPHLIQMVGTVLRGEPLIDDRIIQFQTEKLWAYSDEKMKLNLDGEWGGDFSGHFEMIPGHVQVFCPLK
- a CDS encoding MFS transporter, with protein sequence MGEQKLWNRNFILLWLGNAQSYIGNSLYIVSLSYLVLELTGTPKYTAMAMASAAIPYIFSPVAGAIVDKINMKKCLVIGDLIRGSGMVVIGLLAWYDQLSISTIIMISFLIGVVGVIYRPSFGVLLPRLVPSADVGRANALNSMAAEISILLGFAFGGVLVAWLGSVWAIFLNGLSFYIMSLCIVAMDFPKIKAESQKRSGIWSEIKDGLQYLTSTKLLFMVPVILLVIKISYSPLEILMPLKMKGIGGGSKEYGLYFAFLSVGSLTTSMFLSKFGKNMNINRYTTIGLLVMMLAISGTAMEHSLNITYFYAVIFGIGSSLTVISNITFVQTKIEDAYRGRVFGVFGTIEQAGMPATLALIGYLVDYVKMEYILYSISVILLLTALVWFIINQNSSKESHASVKSSS
- a CDS encoding ABC-F family ATP-binding cassette domain-containing protein produces the protein MISVHNVGLRFGGRKLFEDVNIKFTPGNCYGVIGANGAGKSTFLKILSGEIEPNTGEVSITPGERLAVLKQDHFQYEDQEVLQTVIQGHERLFAIMKEKDAIYAKPDFSDEDGIRASELEGEFAELNGWEAEAEAAVLLSGLGIPEELHTKKMKDLDGNDKVKVLLAQALFGKPDILLLDEPTNHLDIQAIRWLEGFLLNFENTVIVVSHDRHFLNKVCTHMADIDFGEIKLYVGNYDFWYESSQLALQMAKDKNKKLDEKRKQLETFIARFSSNASKAKQATSRKKLLEKLTLEDIKPSSRRYPFVNFQPEREAGNDLLKVENLSKTVDGEKVLDNLSFTVNKGDKIALVGPDGLAKTTLLQILTGEMEADSGTYTWGITTSQSYFPKDHSSYFDGVDLNLVDWLRQYSGDQSETFIRGFLGRMLFSGEEVMKKASVLSGGEKVRCMLSRMMLSGANVLLLDEPTNHLDMEAITAVNKGLTEFPGTMLFVSHDHQLIQTVANRIVEITPKGLVDKVTTYNDYLDDEALQDKVKSMYAGQS